From a single Loigolactobacillus coryniformis subsp. coryniformis KCTC 3167 = DSM 20001 genomic region:
- the holA gene encoding DNA polymerase III subunit delta, whose product MDVPTLLKNLKQQKLQSIYLVKGTESYLIDQVKDQFQALLTPDEATMNFGNYDLATTPLATALDDAMSAPFFGDRRLVFMQNPIFLTAESKQAKIVHDVDSFLTYLNDPPQTTILVIFAPYDKLDERKKVTKTLKKHATLVDVQPLSEQQARQYVNDYLTAQQLTIEPEALRLLIARTEANLSLMMAELTKLTLYAMQDQRITTAAVEQLVTQNLEQNVFTLVDAVMARDVARGLTLYHQLVLQKEEPLKLNAILVGQFRLLLQVKILQRGGYSQGELAKVLRVHPYRIKLAINQAKKFPQIALRQAYLGLVDLEYKLKTSQQAPELLFQLFILKFSQDVA is encoded by the coding sequence ATGGATGTACCCACATTGCTCAAGAATTTAAAACAACAAAAATTACAATCGATCTATTTAGTTAAGGGAACCGAAAGCTATCTGATCGATCAAGTTAAAGATCAATTTCAGGCACTGCTAACCCCTGATGAAGCCACAATGAACTTTGGTAACTATGATTTAGCAACAACGCCATTGGCTACTGCATTAGACGATGCGATGTCGGCGCCGTTCTTTGGTGATCGTCGGTTAGTCTTCATGCAAAACCCCATTTTTTTGACCGCGGAAAGTAAACAAGCCAAAATCGTCCATGATGTGGATAGTTTTTTGACTTATTTAAATGATCCTCCACAAACGACTATTCTAGTTATTTTTGCGCCCTATGATAAATTAGACGAGCGTAAAAAGGTGACTAAGACGCTGAAAAAGCACGCGACTTTAGTGGATGTGCAGCCACTATCAGAACAACAAGCACGGCAATACGTGAATGATTACTTAACTGCCCAGCAATTAACAATCGAACCAGAGGCATTACGGTTATTGATCGCGCGTACTGAGGCTAATCTTTCATTGATGATGGCCGAATTAACTAAACTGACTTTATACGCGATGCAGGATCAGCGAATCACGACAGCAGCAGTTGAACAGTTAGTGACACAAAATTTAGAACAAAATGTTTTTACGTTGGTAGATGCGGTGATGGCACGTGATGTTGCACGGGGATTAACACTATATCATCAGTTAGTTTTACAAAAAGAGGAACCGCTGAAATTAAATGCGATTTTAGTTGGACAATTTCGGTTATTGTTACAGGTAAAAATTTTACAACGTGGTGGCTATAGTCAGGGTGAGTTAGCGAAGGTGTTGCGTGTACATCCTTATCGGATCAAATTGGCGATCAATCAAGCTAAAAAATTTCCACAGATCGCATTGCGGCAAGCTTATTTAGGCTTGGTTGATTTAGAATACAAATTAAAAACTAGTCAACAGGCACCAGAACTGCTATTCCAATTGTTTATTTTGAAATTCAGTCAGGATGTTGCTTAA
- the rpsT gene encoding 30S ribosomal protein S20: MPNIKSAIKRVRTNEKANAQNTSQISAMRTTIKQFEAAQAAGAENTEALYRDAVRSIDMAASKGLIHANKAGRDKSRLTKLLAK; the protein is encoded by the coding sequence ATGCCTAACATTAAATCAGCAATCAAACGTGTTCGCACAAATGAAAAAGCGAACGCACAAAACACTTCACAAATTAGTGCGATGCGTACAACCATCAAACAATTTGAAGCTGCCCAAGCTGCTGGTGCCGAAAACACTGAAGCTTTGTACCGCGATGCAGTTCGTTCAATCGACATGGCTGCTTCTAAAGGTTTGATCCATGCTAATAAAGCTGGCCGTGACAAATCACGTTTAACTAAATTATTGGCTAAATAA
- a CDS encoding IS4 family transposase, which yields MASIPQNKIEKSSFKIITQFCALAHLPALVRLLNDHRHSNVSLTAILIWLLKVIFQRRTLYRAEAPGMCTKRTVYNILNDGRINWQRLSCLLAQRVITGLAQWLDARKSGALIIDDTLISRLNAKQTELLANTFDHDRQRYLKGYRGLTLAWSNGQLVLPVTTAVLSSQKARNRVGTPAKTLDQRTLAGQRRAQAMRPMPAVALELIKQARANGLKAKYVLFDSWFTSPKMFAALNDQKLIGIGMLKRTKKIYYRYRGRQYTVKTLYQYLRQSHRQSRADYLYSCVVQAATAKLPLRLVFVAKRHCANDYLVLATTKTNLTPAAIIQLYSRRWQIENYFKAAKQYLRLDQTQIQDYDGLCAHMAVTMMTYDLLAWQQRRQPGDPTIGDIFYQLDTLLPIIDLATAIGQLLGELTNLKVTKSPAKMTAQIKTLIDQFLNGLSIQTSALITLSMSNS from the coding sequence ATGGCTAGTATACCGCAAAATAAAATTGAAAAATCAAGTTTTAAAATAATTACCCAATTTTGTGCCTTGGCGCACCTACCAGCTTTGGTCCGCTTGCTCAATGATCACCGCCATTCTAACGTTTCACTAACTGCAATCTTGATTTGGTTACTCAAGGTTATTTTCCAGCGGCGGACACTTTACCGAGCAGAAGCACCAGGCATGTGTACCAAACGCACGGTCTACAATATCTTGAATGACGGTCGGATCAATTGGCAACGGCTTAGTTGTTTATTGGCACAACGGGTGATTACTGGCCTAGCACAGTGGCTCGACGCCCGCAAAAGTGGTGCGCTGATCATTGATGACACCCTGATCTCACGACTGAATGCGAAACAAACCGAGCTTTTAGCCAACACCTTCGATCATGATCGGCAACGCTACTTAAAAGGTTACCGTGGTTTGACCTTGGCTTGGAGTAACGGCCAGCTCGTGTTGCCAGTCACGACGGCAGTTTTGTCGTCACAGAAAGCACGTAATCGGGTGGGCACACCAGCTAAAACTTTAGATCAACGCACCTTAGCCGGACAACGGCGGGCCCAAGCGATGCGGCCAATGCCAGCGGTCGCACTAGAACTGATCAAGCAAGCGCGGGCAAATGGGCTCAAAGCTAAATATGTGCTATTCGATAGTTGGTTTACCTCGCCTAAAATGTTTGCGGCGTTAAACGACCAAAAGTTGATCGGTATTGGCATGCTTAAACGGACCAAGAAGATCTATTACCGCTATCGTGGCCGCCAATACACCGTCAAAACGCTCTATCAGTACTTACGTCAGTCGCATCGTCAATCACGAGCCGACTATTTATATAGTTGCGTGGTTCAGGCCGCTACCGCAAAGTTACCGTTACGCTTAGTTTTTGTCGCTAAACGCCATTGCGCCAACGACTACCTGGTGTTAGCGACTACAAAAACCAATCTGACCCCGGCAGCGATCATTCAACTTTATAGTCGCCGTTGGCAGATTGAGAACTATTTTAAGGCCGCCAAACAATATTTACGCCTTGATCAGACTCAGATCCAGGATTATGACGGGCTTTGTGCGCATATGGCTGTGACCATGATGACCTATGATCTGTTGGCTTGGCAACAGCGGCGCCAACCAGGCGACCCAACGATTGGCGATATTTTCTATCAATTGGATACCTTACTGCCGATCATTGATCTGGCGACTGCAATCGGCCAGTTACTAGGTGAGTTGACTAACCTAAAGGTGACTAAATCACCTGCAAAAATGACTGCGCAGATCAAGACACTGATTGACCAATTTTTAAATGGCTTATCGATTCAAACTTCGGCGCTGATCACGCTGAGCATGAGCAATAGTTGA
- a CDS encoding IS30 family transposase yields MTQSKDTIKKSYKQLSSEERGQIQSLYEDHYSIRAIAKRLARDPSTISREIKRGTVTQMSSYGVYTQRYFADSGQIQYEQRRLNCHRKSLLEHNPEFFNQLTTALKAKFRVHSVDSFVGAYKRHHPAEYCPATPTVYRYIDRGLLAVANIDLPQQVKRHQKHRTGRVRQNKKILGTSIEQRPVAANDRSEFGHWEGDLVKGKRTSDQPALLTLTERMTRYEVVIRIPNYQAETCKAAVQQFVNKLDVEVVKSLTFDNGAEFSALSEVTGTNLYFAHPYTPSERGSNEQLNGLLREFIPKGQSITSFSDDHIKQATAALNQRPRKLFGYKSANEFMAEQLLA; encoded by the coding sequence ATGACCCAATCTAAAGATACCATCAAAAAATCTTATAAGCAACTATCAAGTGAGGAGCGTGGCCAAATCCAGAGTCTTTATGAAGATCATTATTCGATCAGGGCGATTGCTAAAAGATTAGCCCGCGATCCCAGCACGATCAGCCGTGAAATCAAGCGCGGCACCGTGACGCAAATGTCCAGTTATGGCGTTTATACCCAGCGTTATTTTGCCGATAGCGGTCAAATTCAATACGAACAACGCCGTTTAAATTGCCATCGCAAAAGTCTACTCGAACATAATCCGGAATTCTTTAACCAATTGACCACTGCGCTTAAAGCTAAGTTCCGGGTGCACAGTGTAGATAGCTTTGTCGGTGCTTATAAACGTCACCATCCAGCTGAATATTGCCCCGCAACACCCACTGTTTATCGTTACATTGATCGCGGGTTACTAGCTGTCGCCAATATCGATTTACCACAACAGGTCAAACGTCACCAAAAGCACCGTACGGGTCGTGTACGCCAAAATAAAAAGATCTTGGGGACTTCAATTGAACAGCGACCAGTAGCGGCTAATGATCGTTCTGAATTTGGTCATTGGGAAGGTGATTTAGTCAAAGGCAAGCGAACCAGCGATCAACCGGCACTGCTCACCCTAACTGAACGAATGACGCGCTACGAAGTCGTGATCAGAATCCCCAACTATCAGGCTGAAACCTGTAAGGCTGCAGTTCAACAGTTTGTGAATAAACTTGATGTTGAGGTGGTTAAGTCACTCACTTTTGATAATGGTGCAGAATTTTCTGCGCTGAGTGAGGTCACTGGGACCAACCTATATTTTGCTCATCCTTATACGCCGTCAGAACGGGGCAGTAACGAACAGCTTAATGGGCTACTAAGAGAATTTATCCCTAAAGGTCAATCAATTACCAGTTTCAGTGATGATCATATTAAGCAAGCGACCGCGGCACTTAACCAACGGCCACGTAAACTATTTGGTTATAAATCAGCCAATGAATTCATGGCTGAGCAGCTACTCGCATGA
- the rpsO gene encoding 30S ribosomal protein S15 yields the protein MAISQERKNEIITKFARHEGDTGSTEVQIAVLTEEINTLNEHIRVHKKDYHSYRGLMKKIGHRRNLLAYLRKSDIQRYRDLIQSLGLRR from the coding sequence ATGGCAATTTCCCAAGAACGTAAAAACGAAATCATCACCAAATTTGCTCGTCATGAAGGCGACACAGGTTCGACAGAAGTACAAATCGCTGTCTTAACTGAAGAAATCAACACATTGAACGAACATATCCGGGTTCATAAGAAGGATTATCATTCTTACCGTGGTTTGATGAAAAAAATCGGTCATCGTCGTAACTTGTTAGCTTACTTGCGTAAGTCTGACATCCAACGTTACCGTGACTTGATCCAAAGCTTAGGCTTACGTCGTTAA
- the dapA gene encoding 4-hydroxy-tetrahydrodipicolinate synthase — MDSLKDVSLITAMVTPFDDTGAVSFDRLAVLIEHLLNTGTQAILVGGTTGEGPTLSITEKLALFKETVRLVAGRVPIIANTGSNNTAATIEFTQQTAAIAGIDAALIVVPYYNKPNQAGLLAHFQAVSEQGGLPILIYNIPSRTGVAMSVATALQLSLLPNVIGIKDCTGITNLAALVEGTQDHDFYVYTGEDEYAFAAKTLGAQGVISVSSHLFGAELSQMFADLADNKIGAAAAIMRQLIPKGQQLFAQPSPGPVKVALAHAGIPVGGVRLPLVLPNKVEQERLLNILDL, encoded by the coding sequence ATGGATTCGTTAAAAGATGTTTCATTGATCACAGCAATGGTTACCCCATTTGATGACACGGGTGCTGTGAGTTTTGATCGATTAGCTGTTTTGATCGAACATTTATTAAATACAGGGACACAAGCGATTTTAGTTGGTGGCACAACGGGCGAAGGACCAACTTTATCGATCACAGAAAAATTGGCTTTATTCAAGGAAACTGTTCGTTTAGTTGCTGGACGCGTGCCGATCATTGCAAATACGGGGAGCAATAATACGGCGGCTACAATTGAGTTTACGCAGCAAACCGCAGCAATCGCTGGTATCGACGCAGCATTGATTGTCGTTCCTTACTATAATAAGCCTAACCAAGCTGGTTTATTGGCGCATTTCCAAGCAGTTAGTGAGCAGGGCGGCTTACCAATCTTGATTTATAACATTCCGTCGCGTACCGGGGTTGCAATGTCGGTTGCCACGGCGCTACAGCTTTCTTTACTACCTAATGTGATCGGAATCAAAGATTGTACGGGGATCACTAATTTAGCCGCGCTAGTTGAAGGTACACAGGATCATGACTTTTATGTCTATACTGGTGAAGATGAATATGCTTTTGCCGCTAAGACACTAGGTGCACAGGGCGTGATCTCAGTTAGCAGTCATCTTTTTGGTGCAGAACTAAGCCAAATGTTTGCGGATCTTGCTGACAACAAAATCGGTGCAGCGGCAGCGATTATGCGGCAGCTAATCCCTAAGGGGCAGCAGTTATTTGCGCAACCTTCACCAGGTCCAGTCAAAGTTGCGTTGGCCCACGCTGGTATCCCTGTCGGCGGTGTTCGTTTACCGTTAGTGTTACCAAACAAAGTCGAACAAGAACGCTTATTAAATATTTTAGATCTTTAA
- a CDS encoding ribonuclease J produces the protein MPLGGVRENGKNMYVVEVDDEIYILDCGLMYPENELLGIDVVIPDFSYLEENIDRVVGIFLTHGHADAIGALPYFIKQHSVPVFGSELTIALAKLNVKADKQTRNFKDFHVIDKDTKIDFERATVSFFKTTHSIPDSLGIVIETNAGSVVYTGDFKFDQSATPEYQSDFARLAEIGQGNVLALLSDSANAESPYEMASERDIAANILDTFQYHNGRIIAAAVASNIARIQQVINAAAKSGRKVVLTGRDLEKIVRTAMRLKRLNLPSPDILVPTKDLHKLAPEKTVILETGKMGEPIKALQRMATNRHRLIRIKEGDLVFITTTPSHAMETTVAKTKDMIYRAGGKVKSISDEIHVSGHGNKNNLQLMINLIKPTYLVPVQGEYRLLAAHASIAHETGIPFENIFITSKGDVLDYQKGQMHLANQIDVGNTMIDGIGVGDIGNIVLRDRKVLSEDGIFVAVITINRKKRTIVSHPKITTRGFVYIKTSRDLIHESANLVTKTVQDNLDNKEFDWGHLKQDIREALSGYLFEQTKRRPVILPVIMEVNQNRRHTANTTTTKA, from the coding sequence ATGCCTTTAGGCGGCGTGCGTGAAAATGGTAAAAATATGTACGTTGTCGAAGTCGATGATGAAATTTATATCTTGGATTGCGGCTTGATGTACCCAGAAAATGAATTACTGGGGATCGATGTCGTTATTCCTGATTTCTCTTACTTAGAAGAGAATATTGATCGAGTTGTGGGGATCTTCTTGACCCACGGCCATGCGGATGCAATTGGTGCTTTACCATATTTCATCAAGCAGCATTCAGTACCTGTTTTTGGTTCTGAACTAACGATTGCTTTGGCTAAATTAAACGTTAAGGCCGACAAGCAAACTAGAAACTTTAAAGATTTTCATGTGATCGATAAAGATACCAAAATTGATTTTGAACGGGCAACGGTATCGTTCTTCAAGACGACACATTCTATTCCTGATTCTTTGGGAATTGTGATCGAAACCAATGCCGGCAGCGTAGTTTATACCGGTGATTTCAAATTTGATCAGTCAGCTACTCCAGAATATCAAAGTGACTTTGCGCGCTTAGCAGAAATCGGGCAGGGCAACGTCCTTGCACTATTAAGTGATTCTGCTAACGCCGAATCCCCTTACGAAATGGCTAGCGAACGCGATATTGCCGCTAATATTCTGGATACTTTCCAGTACCATAATGGACGGATCATTGCGGCGGCAGTGGCTTCCAATATTGCACGTATTCAGCAAGTGATTAATGCTGCTGCCAAGTCAGGGCGCAAAGTTGTTTTAACTGGGCGTGATCTAGAAAAGATCGTGCGGACGGCAATGCGCTTGAAACGGCTCAATTTGCCAAGTCCTGATATTTTGGTACCAACTAAGGATCTGCATAAGTTGGCACCAGAAAAGACAGTTATTCTAGAAACTGGCAAAATGGGTGAACCAATCAAAGCGTTGCAACGAATGGCAACAAATCGTCACCGGTTGATTCGTATCAAGGAAGGCGATCTTGTCTTTATTACGACAACGCCATCACACGCAATGGAAACCACAGTGGCTAAGACTAAAGATATGATCTATCGTGCTGGCGGCAAAGTTAAGTCGATCAGTGACGAGATTCATGTTTCCGGTCACGGTAATAAAAATAACCTTCAATTGATGATCAATTTGATCAAGCCAACTTATTTGGTGCCAGTTCAAGGTGAGTATCGGCTATTAGCTGCACATGCTAGTATTGCACATGAGACGGGGATTCCGTTTGAAAATATTTTCATCACCAGTAAAGGCGACGTCCTTGATTATCAAAAAGGGCAGATGCATTTAGCCAATCAAATCGATGTTGGTAATACGATGATCGATGGTATTGGTGTCGGTGATATTGGTAATATTGTGTTGCGTGATCGTAAAGTATTATCAGAAGATGGTATTTTTGTTGCGGTGATCACGATCAACCGGAAGAAACGGACCATCGTGTCCCATCCGAAAATCACGACCCGCGGTTTTGTTTATATTAAAACTAGCCGTGATCTCATTCATGAAAGTGCTAATCTAGTGACCAAAACGGTTCAAGATAATTTAGATAATAAAGAATTTGATTGGGGCCATTTGAAACAAGATATCCGTGAAGCGCTTAGTGGCTATTTATTTGAACAAACCAAACGACGGCCAGTGATTTTACCAGTGATCATGGAAGTCAATCAGAATCGGCGCCATACCGCTAATACGACAACAACTAAAGCATAA